One Ostrea edulis chromosome 2, xbOstEdul1.1, whole genome shotgun sequence genomic region harbors:
- the LOC125682176 gene encoding uncharacterized protein LOC125682176, whose product MLLCCILLCLIPFTACTCTFPLSSGSWTDSEYGTVQFSGSIMFMSQKGFGTGDTSTNWTCDTVSGSNYLARTVTTVSLTYGAIGTLQLYLYICMDITMVTQYSYYYYQQTEDSVDLGRMKGSVSATYGVSDVCTTTIPVGLFQVLVKQGSEGSAMATCPSPVLGSFTYTYYDGSTACGTDSDWDGCSDSSRISLNYTLCNKVVLYSVGGNLGCVVNIQSGSDYYVGLYNFDTTVDGAATRRYICLVISSGTYVNISQSPDHCQASQSAHVIPASGALLSLSQTASCVATSATPADSDNTLVIVLPILLILFVIYLVVVIFLYCYRKIYWRRRLERKPIIIPRELPTGGHELLAESETTTDVNSAIRREGTHVPVLDGGGQPQTRLMEERMKRVIPIPNTTSRSQPRFHVNKKVPRIDKVQSYRDNEMHKVSRVYSRNVSPHNQYRPTIVSRQSFMSRAKTSHGGSNQTLTNGSLYSETLPNMRSTSSIKLSMYSLFSKQEAKSPLSSGFGSEDDRTISPDPEIQNPVRSKTVSRASRATYNKVLPASRDQNTRVEPQVLSLYNFVMAEG is encoded by the exons ATGCTTTTGTGTTGTATTTTGCTGTGTCTAATTCCATTTACAG CATGTACTTGCACCTTTCCCCTGTCCTCTGGGAGCTGGACGGACAGCGAGTATGGAACAGTGCAGTTTTCGGGGAGCATTATGTTTATGTCACAGAAGGGGTTCGGCACGGGGGACACGAGTACCAACTGGACATGCGACACGGTCAGCGGGTCCAACTATCTAGCCAG AACTGTGACGACAGTGTCGCTAACGTATGGAgctattggaactcttcagctttatctgtatatatgtatgGATATCACCATGGTTACGCAATATtcctattattattatcaacaaacag AGGACAGTGTAGATTTGGGACGAATGAAAGGGAGCGTGTCTGCTACGTACGGTGTCTCTGATGTCTGCACCACTACTATTCCTGTAGGGCTATTCCAGGTTCTAGTTAAACAAG GTTCAGAGGGCAGTGCCATGGCAACCTGTCCCTCCCCAGTACTGGGTTCCTTTACATACACATATTATGACGGATCCACAGCTTGTGGGACGGATTCAGATTGGGACGGATGCTCCGACAGCTCACGGATCTCGCTCAACTACACGCTCTGCAACAAAGTCGTACTGTACTCCG TTGGAGGAAACCTGGGTTGTGTAGTTAATATTCAATCCGGAAGTGACTACTATGTCGGGTTGTACAACTTTGATACAACGGTAGATGGTGCTGCAACAAGAAGATATATATGTTTG GTCATATCTTCCGGAACTTACGTCAATATATCCCAGTCACCTGACCACTGCCAAGCCTCTCAGTCTGCTCACGTGATACCGGCTTCAGGAGCTCTACTCAGTCTGTCACAAACAG CTTCTTGTG TAGCTACAAGTGCCACCCCAGCAGACTCGGACAACACGTTAGTGATCGTGCTTCCTATCCTGTTAATACTATTTGTCATCTATCTTGTCGTCGTCATTTTCCTCTACTGCTACAGAAAGATCTACTGGAGAAGGCGCCTGGAGAGGAAACCCATCATTA TCCCGCGAGAGTTGCCAACTGGTGGACACGAACTTTTGGCTGAATCTGAAACAACAACAGATGTGAATTCGGCTATAAGGCGGGAAGGGACCCATGTCCCTGTGCTGGATGGCGGGGGACAGCCGCAGACACGTCTGATGGAGGAGAGGATGAAACGAGTGATACCGATACCTAACACCACAAGTCGTTCTCAACCTCGATTTCATGTCAACAAAAAGGTTCCGAGAATTGACAAAGTTCAAAGCTATCGAGACAACGAAATGCACAAAGTTTCACGCGTATACAGTCGCAACGTCAGCCCGCATAATCAGTATCGGCCGACTATTGTAAGCAGGCAGTCCTTCATGTCACGAGCCAAAACTTCACACGGAGGTTCCAATCAAACATTGACAAACGGAAGTCTCTATTCGGAAACACTTCCAAACATGCGGAGCACCTCTAGTATTAAACTGTCTATGTACAGCTTGTTCAGTAAACAGGAAGCGAAGTCACCTCTTTCGTCTGGCTTTGGAAGTGAGGATGACAGAACTATATCACCGGATCCGGAAATTCAGAACCCGGTTAGAAGTAAGACAGTCTCAAGAGCCAGCAGAGCCACATACAATAAAGTTCTTCCTGCATCACGTGACCAAAACACTCGCGTTGAACCCCAAGTACTTAGTTTGTACAATTTTGTGATGGCAGAGGGATAA
- the LOC125681587 gene encoding uncharacterized protein y4mH-like yields MCDISEIDCVDSHFHIWNLKKFQYPWPTSAEAAIFRDFSACELEDNLKKTPVRHAVFVQCLNGTPEEAKWVMSQAESYPFIKGVVGGIDLTSPKLPEVLNDMQSHALFKGCRHILDMEKPDWITREDVHRGLKVLEDLQIPYDLLLRPPLLKYIPDVVSKFPRLKFVVDHIAKPYVKDKTIDGWREEIAAIAKYPNVYCKLSGLVTEADWESWKTEDFQPYIDHVLGCFGVDRCMYGSDWPVCNLAKADYKTVFNLLQRLLGSMAFEDKKKIFRLNAAEFYKLDL; encoded by the exons ATGTGTGACATCAGTGAAATAGATTGTGTGGATTCCCATTTTC acATATGGAATTTGAAAAAATTCCAATATCCGTGGCCCACATCAGCCGAGGCAGCGATATTCAGGGATTTTTCGGCCTGTGAATTGGAGGATAACCTGAAAAAGACCCCTGTCAGACATGCTGTGTTTGTCCAGTGCCTGAACGGCACGCCAGAGGAAGCAA agTGGGTAATGAGTCAGGCAGAGAGTTATCCATTTATCAAAGGAGTCGTGGGTGGAATAGATCTAACCAGCCCAAAG CTGCCAGAGGTCCTCAATGACATGCAGAGTCATGCCTTGTTTAAAGGATGTCGCCATATTTTGGACATGGAAAAGCCGGACTGGATCACAAGAGAGGACGTTCACAGAGGACTAAAGGTGCTGGAAGACCTGCAAATTCCATACGATCTTCTCTTAAG ACCTCCTTTGCTGAAATATATACCAGATGTGGTTTCAAAGTTTCCTAG GTTAAAGTTTGTTGTTGATCACATTGCCAAGCCATATGTTAAGGACAAAACAATTGATGGATGGAGAGAAGAAATTGCTGCTATAGCAAAATATCCAAATGTCTATTGCAAGCT GTCTGGTCTCGTAACAGAAGCAGACTGGGAATCCTGGAAGACTGAAGATTTCCAGCCGTATATTGAC catgTGTTGGGTTGCTTCGGAGTAGACAGGTGTATGTATGGATCAGACTGGCCTGTTTGTAATCTCGCTAAGGCAGATTATAAGACTGTGTTCAATTTGTTGCAAAGACTTTTAGGTTCCATGGcatttgaagacaagaaaaagattttcagaCTGAATGCAGCAGAGTTTTATAAGCTGGacttgtaa